One segment of Oscillospiraceae bacterium MB08-C2-2 DNA contains the following:
- a CDS encoding flagellar protein FlgN has translation MKSYENFYAYLQELCGSYGDLAGLIRQKMEAVSLLDVARLENIMKEEQAFVLLSKGFDQAVSAFKTDLGLSGNTLRELLPQMPQQERPRFEAVHQELSLILADVKNLNEKCQELLGDHLHVVEKQLRELSGSPTSTYGKGGSKGQSAAGQPRMLTKSV, from the coding sequence TTGAAAAGCTATGAGAATTTTTATGCCTATCTTCAGGAGCTTTGCGGCAGCTATGGCGATCTGGCTGGGCTGATTCGGCAAAAAATGGAGGCAGTCAGCCTCCTGGATGTTGCCCGCTTAGAGAATATCATGAAAGAGGAGCAGGCTTTTGTCTTGTTATCCAAGGGCTTTGATCAGGCGGTATCGGCATTTAAAACCGATTTGGGGCTTTCCGGAAACACGCTGCGGGAGCTGCTCCCCCAAATGCCCCAGCAGGAGCGCCCCCGCTTTGAGGCTGTGCATCAGGAGCTTTCGCTGATTTTAGCCGATGTGAAAAACCTCAACGAAAAATGCCAGGAGCTTTTGGGCGATCATCTGCATGTTGTGGAAAAACAGCTCAGAGAGCTGAGCGGCTCCCCCACCTCCACCTATGGGAAAGGCGGCAGCAAGGGTCAATCCGCCGCCGGGCAGCCACGCATGCTTACCAAGTCTGTTTAG
- the flgK gene encoding flagellar hook-associated protein FlgK: protein MIRSTFSGFETARSAITASQLGLDTVGHNIANVNTSGYTRQRVDQVSVNLNGYQTKFRTNGKMAGLGTQVTGVNQVRDKFLDTRYRNEASNYGELTTRSNSLTDLQNIFDESMTTGLHAQMENFIKQVQSYHSDASNKELAVVVRTAAEQFLQVLNKNASELNTAMEQQIFDTQTAVAENVNVILDSIAALNDQIRQANIYGDPANEMNDQRNMLLDELSQYVNIRVVRTPEKISEGNYVERLSIDMVDESSGTAINLVDNKTFNQFKVTSATTPATSPLSVSLTDEHGLMAIAGGSDITEMFSGGAIKGYLDMINGKGDYAATGENTFRGIPYYQNTLDTLASTFAKVLNEVNADTSSGSTVAKDLFVSGSAAPVTALNIRVSSDWKNDATFLTTTQNPNVTTDTKPDAKNDNLLTLLNSLKGDQSFSYGGTNHSFSFQGFIINTTSTLSQDLKLTDSMLDTSGTVMTTITDLRDANSAVQTDEEAINMMTFQNYYNAAVRFMTTLDEALGQIIQGMGVVGR, encoded by the coding sequence ATGATCCGATCAACTTTTTCCGGGTTTGAAACAGCCCGTTCGGCCATTACCGCCAGCCAATTGGGGCTGGATACGGTGGGCCATAATATTGCCAATGTCAACACCTCCGGCTATACCCGCCAGCGGGTGGATCAGGTTTCGGTGAACCTGAACGGTTACCAAACCAAATTTCGCACAAACGGGAAAATGGCAGGGCTTGGCACACAGGTCACCGGCGTGAATCAGGTGCGGGATAAGTTTTTGGATACCCGCTACCGGAACGAGGCCTCCAATTACGGTGAGCTCACCACCAGAAGCAACAGCTTGACTGACCTCCAAAATATCTTTGATGAATCCATGACCACCGGCCTCCATGCTCAAATGGAAAATTTCATCAAGCAGGTGCAGTCTTATCACAGCGATGCCTCCAACAAGGAGCTGGCCGTGGTGGTGCGCACTGCCGCCGAACAGTTTTTGCAGGTTCTCAACAAAAATGCTTCCGAACTGAATACAGCCATGGAGCAGCAGATTTTTGATACGCAAACCGCTGTTGCTGAAAATGTGAATGTCATTTTGGACAGCATTGCCGCTCTCAACGATCAAATTCGGCAGGCCAACATTTATGGTGATCCTGCCAACGAAATGAACGACCAGCGCAACATGCTGCTGGATGAACTTTCACAGTATGTGAATATCCGGGTTGTGCGCACACCGGAAAAAATCAGCGAAGGCAATTACGTTGAGCGCCTGAGCATTGATATGGTAGATGAAAGCTCTGGTACCGCCATTAATCTGGTGGATAACAAAACTTTCAACCAGTTTAAGGTAACCAGCGCCACCACCCCTGCCACCAGCCCTCTCTCTGTTTCTCTCACCGATGAGCATGGCCTGATGGCGATTGCCGGCGGCAGCGATATTACCGAAATGTTTTCCGGCGGTGCCATTAAGGGCTATCTGGATATGATCAACGGCAAGGGGGATTACGCCGCCACCGGCGAAAATACCTTCCGGGGTATTCCTTATTACCAAAACACGCTGGATACATTGGCCAGCACCTTCGCCAAAGTGCTCAACGAGGTTAATGCCGATACCTCCTCCGGTTCAACCGTTGCCAAGGATTTGTTTGTTTCCGGCTCAGCAGCCCCTGTAACGGCGCTGAATATCCGAGTTTCAAGCGACTGGAAAAATGATGCCACTTTCTTGACTACAACCCAGAATCCTAATGTTACTACCGACACTAAGCCAGATGCAAAAAACGATAACCTGCTCACCCTGCTCAATTCTTTAAAAGGAGATCAGAGCTTCTCCTACGGAGGCACTAACCACTCTTTCTCCTTTCAGGGATTTATTATCAACACCACCAGCACCCTTTCACAGGATCTTAAACTGACTGACAGTATGCTGGATACCTCCGGCACGGTTATGACCACCATCACAGATCTGCGTGATGCCAACTCCGCCGTGCAAACCGATGAAGAGGCCATTAATATGATGACCTTCCAAAACTACTACAACGCCGCTGTTCGTTTTATGACCACGCTGGATGAAGCGCTGGGGCAAATTATTCAGGGTATGGGTGTTGTGGGCCGCTGA
- a CDS encoding DUF6470 family protein, whose product MKPLLKISTVPIEIQMQTKRASLQYNTELPSATVTRQRGGLEMQSSPAQIRMDSYEMRASIGLKSVRRSISESASAGRTAAMEASRRYAEEGNQMLDSYGKGQPLADIAMSRVMNTAETIMSFSPSASTQFEYVPHSLEMQYTPDVLNYDWHIQQRPQMEYVPGKVEVTVTQYPSVNIEFIGEPVYAPPSANPNYQHHSALDIRG is encoded by the coding sequence ATGAAGCCTTTGCTCAAAATTTCAACAGTTCCTATTGAAATCCAAATGCAGACCAAGCGTGCTTCTCTGCAATATAACACAGAGCTGCCCTCTGCCACGGTTACCCGCCAGCGGGGAGGCTTGGAAATGCAGTCTTCACCGGCGCAGATTCGCATGGATTCTTACGAAATGCGGGCCAGCATTGGCCTGAAATCGGTGCGCCGCAGCATCTCTGAATCAGCATCAGCCGGGCGTACAGCCGCTATGGAGGCCTCTCGCCGTTACGCCGAAGAGGGCAACCAGATGCTGGATAGCTACGGAAAAGGCCAGCCTCTTGCAGACATTGCTATGTCTCGAGTGATGAATACAGCCGAAACTATTATGTCTTTTTCGCCTTCGGCTTCCACCCAGTTTGAATATGTCCCTCATTCATTGGAGATGCAGTATACCCCGGATGTGCTCAATTATGATTGGCATATCCAGCAGCGGCCACAGATGGAATATGTTCCAGGCAAGGTAGAGGTTACGGTTACCCAATACCCTTCGGTGAATATCGAATTCATCGGCGAGCCGGTTTATGCGCCTCCCAGCGCAAACCCGAATTACCAGCACCATTCGGCTCTGGATATCCGCGGATAA
- a CDS encoding flagellar assembly protein FliW: protein MIVNSAVFGEMDVDVHAVYNIPGGLLGFEDQEKYALITKQDEDVTLKWFQAVEDVVPCFVVFDPFDIIEGYDPIVEPSDLKHLGCKTFEELTFLVIAVVPEDMTQTTVNLKSPIILNKSNQLARQVILANRDYPVRFSLFPQPAFEEPAVAAESPAE from the coding sequence ATGATTGTCAACAGCGCAGTATTTGGCGAAATGGATGTAGACGTCCATGCAGTTTATAACATTCCCGGAGGGCTTCTGGGCTTTGAAGACCAAGAAAAATACGCTCTGATCACCAAGCAGGATGAGGACGTTACTTTAAAATGGTTTCAGGCTGTTGAGGATGTTGTGCCTTGCTTTGTTGTATTTGATCCTTTTGATATTATCGAGGGCTATGACCCCATAGTGGAACCCAGTGATTTAAAACACTTGGGATGCAAAACCTTTGAAGAGCTGACCTTTCTGGTGATTGCTGTTGTTCCGGAGGATATGACTCAAACCACTGTAAACCTGAAAAGTCCTATCATTCTGAATAAAAGCAATCAGCTCGCCCGTCAGGTGATTTTAGCCAACCGGGATTACCCTGTCCGTTTCTCTCTTTTCCCGCAGCCCGCCTTTGAAGAACCGGCTGTCGCCGCAGAAAGTCCAGCAGAATAA
- the fliF gene encoding flagellar basal-body MS-ring/collar protein FliF — protein sequence MKDRAVGLIDKTRSFWNSQTKKTRILILSSAAGIVLISIVLAVVLNVRSSKNVVLFDNLGNAEMAQVVAALQELQVTASLNGDGSAVSIPAEDELRVRMHLATAGIPKADGFDYSTFQRGMGLTATQLEKDQYKLFDLQDRLAATIETFDEVQKAVVTISLPQSSSFVLQEDRTPATASVKIQKKRGRILRSEQVYGILNIVKNAVPGLLEENISLVDEDGDMLTNLDRNFVDGFSQKLVLTEQVNNTIRNRILSFIQPAFGEGKMTVAVNSILDLDSKVTESNTYIPADPANPGNNPLDYVERSRETTGGGQLAAGVPGVEDNTDVPQYAAETGDLNADGYSATHDVMDYLVSSVRDQVVKEGYDITDMTVAVMVDSSLLADGQRDQIIDLVATAAGISREKVSVQPVRFKVEEPTGLVPILPDNVVARRILLGAIIFVILCSLLIIFFVTMARRRKKLLAAANQGDELEYYDDEGTPLIDLVDPEVEFDPIVMQETAEQKLKAQIKDLADTDPEIVAQLIRTWLANSK from the coding sequence ATGAAAGATAGAGCTGTGGGTTTGATTGATAAGACACGAAGTTTCTGGAACAGCCAAACAAAAAAGACCAGGATTTTAATTCTTTCCTCTGCGGCCGGGATTGTGTTGATTTCCATTGTGCTTGCGGTTGTGCTGAATGTAAGATCCAGTAAAAATGTAGTGCTGTTTGATAATCTGGGCAATGCCGAGATGGCTCAGGTTGTGGCGGCCTTGCAGGAGTTGCAGGTTACTGCTTCGCTCAACGGTGATGGCAGCGCTGTGAGCATACCGGCGGAGGATGAGCTCCGTGTTCGCATGCATCTGGCCACTGCCGGCATTCCGAAGGCCGATGGCTTTGATTATTCCACCTTTCAGCGGGGCATGGGCTTGACTGCTACTCAGCTGGAAAAGGATCAGTATAAACTCTTTGACCTTCAGGACAGGCTCGCCGCCACCATTGAAACCTTTGACGAGGTGCAGAAGGCTGTGGTGACCATCAGCCTTCCGCAAAGCAGCAGCTTTGTTTTGCAGGAAGACCGCACCCCCGCCACCGCTTCGGTGAAGATTCAAAAGAAAAGGGGCAGGATCTTGCGCAGCGAGCAGGTTTACGGCATTCTCAACATTGTTAAGAATGCGGTGCCCGGGCTCCTTGAAGAAAACATTTCCCTTGTGGACGAAGACGGGGATATGCTTACCAACCTGGATAGAAACTTTGTGGATGGCTTTTCTCAAAAGCTGGTGCTGACCGAGCAGGTTAACAACACCATCCGCAACCGGATTCTTTCTTTTATTCAGCCGGCTTTTGGCGAAGGCAAAATGACAGTGGCTGTCAACAGTATCCTGGATTTGGACAGCAAGGTCACCGAAAGCAACACCTACATTCCCGCTGACCCCGCCAACCCGGGCAACAATCCTCTGGACTATGTGGAACGCAGCCGAGAGACTACCGGCGGCGGCCAACTGGCAGCAGGGGTTCCCGGCGTTGAAGATAACACCGATGTTCCCCAATATGCAGCCGAAACCGGCGATTTGAATGCAGATGGCTACAGTGCCACTCACGATGTGATGGATTATCTGGTCAGCAGTGTTCGGGATCAGGTGGTCAAAGAAGGCTATGACATCACCGATATGACCGTTGCGGTGATGGTGGATTCTTCTTTGCTGGCGGATGGCCAGCGGGATCAAATTATTGATCTGGTGGCCACGGCCGCCGGTATCAGCCGGGAAAAGGTTTCGGTTCAGCCGGTTCGCTTTAAAGTGGAAGAACCCACCGGTCTCGTTCCCATTTTGCCCGACAATGTGGTGGCTCGCCGAATTTTGCTGGGCGCCATTATCTTCGTTATTTTATGCAGCCTGCTGATCATATTCTTTGTAACCATGGCCCGCCGCAGAAAGAAGCTATTGGCGGCAGCGAACCAAGGCGATGAGCTGGAATATTATGATGATGAGGGAACGCCGCTCATTGATCTGGTGGACCCGGAGGTTGAATTTGATCCGATTGTCATGCAGGAAACTGCCGAGCAGAAGCTGAAAGCACAGATCAAAGATCTGGCGGATACAGACCCCGAAATTGTTGCGCAGCTGATTCGCACATGGCTTGCCAACTCCAAGTAA
- the flgB gene encoding flagellar basal body rod protein FlgB codes for MINSSIPATLAEKSLSAQWQKMQLVMHNIANEDTPGYKAKRMEFENILQKELTAARSAAAPRSQLLQKVQEAQPYVYEDNTTSIRADGSNVDIDSEHVELARIQIQYQALQQKISAHYSSLKYAITGGR; via the coding sequence ATGATAAACAGCTCGATTCCGGCCACCTTGGCGGAAAAATCGCTCTCAGCTCAATGGCAAAAGATGCAGCTGGTTATGCACAATATAGCCAATGAGGATACCCCGGGCTATAAAGCCAAGCGCATGGAGTTTGAAAATATCCTGCAAAAAGAGCTGACAGCCGCTCGCAGTGCTGCTGCGCCCCGCTCCCAGCTGCTGCAAAAGGTGCAGGAAGCCCAGCCCTATGTTTATGAAGATAACACCACCTCCATTCGGGCGGATGGCAGCAATGTGGATATTGACAGCGAGCATGTGGAGCTTGCCCGCATCCAGATTCAGTATCAGGCGCTGCAGCAAAAAATCAGCGCACATTATTCCAGCCTAAAATATGCCATAACCGGAGGTAGATAA
- the flgL gene encoding flagellar hook-associated protein FlgL: MRISNSMIKRNYLNTLSVNQRRLNDANNKVTTSRRFTKMSEDTATAVRAMQVRRSLERVESQIDTTKTIKNKMTAAEDTLSQINTLTQNAAAKFTYAINGSNDTGDRDILAAELEKLQSEILQLANGQFSDRYMFGGTNDTEVPFTVVNGKLAYQGIEVNQLDPSNPDHKAILEDAAYADLGMGMNFDAPGQVNSSSVFEFTLRGVDFMGKDGNNIYDNLTAMIDVLRAPSFDSDKAGEALDDFKGSAANLSLQVTKLGADTQFLDFTTERLTNAQTNLIEKQEYLEFVNPAEAIMDFKMAEYVYNAALQMGSRVLQPSLFNFLG; encoded by the coding sequence ATGAGAATTTCCAACTCAATGATCAAGCGCAACTATCTGAATACCCTCTCAGTCAATCAGCGCCGGCTCAATGATGCCAACAATAAAGTAACTACCTCTCGGCGGTTCACCAAGATGTCAGAAGATACGGCCACCGCTGTTCGGGCTATGCAGGTTCGTCGTTCACTGGAGCGGGTGGAATCCCAAATTGACACCACCAAAACCATTAAGAACAAAATGACCGCCGCCGAGGATACCTTGAGCCAGATCAATACCCTCACCCAAAATGCGGCTGCAAAGTTCACCTATGCCATCAATGGCTCCAACGATACAGGGGATCGCGATATTCTGGCCGCAGAGCTGGAAAAGCTGCAGAGTGAAATCCTTCAGCTGGCCAACGGTCAATTTTCTGACCGTTATATGTTCGGCGGAACCAACGATACCGAAGTTCCCTTTACAGTGGTAAACGGCAAGCTGGCTTATCAGGGAATTGAGGTCAATCAGCTGGACCCCAGCAATCCTGACCACAAGGCAATTCTGGAGGATGCCGCTTACGCCGATCTGGGTATGGGGATGAACTTTGATGCTCCCGGTCAGGTCAACTCATCCAGTGTGTTTGAGTTCACCCTGCGGGGCGTGGATTTTATGGGCAAAGATGGCAACAACATCTACGATAACCTCACCGCTATGATTGATGTTCTCAGAGCCCCCAGCTTTGATTCCGATAAAGCCGGTGAGGCTTTGGATGACTTTAAGGGCAGTGCCGCCAATCTGAGCTTACAGGTGACCAAGCTGGGTGCCGATACTCAGTTTTTAGATTTCACCACTGAAAGATTGACCAACGCTCAGACTAATCTGATTGAAAAGCAGGAGTATCTGGAATTTGTTAATCCAGCCGAAGCCATCATGGATTTTAAAATGGCAGAGTATGTTTACAACGCCGCTTTACAGATGGGCAGCCGGGTTCTTCAGCCTTCCCTTTTCAACTTTTTAGGATAG
- a CDS encoding carbon storage regulator, with amino-acid sequence MLVISRRIGESFIIGDNIEVTILDISGGKAVLGINAPKDVKIDRGEISGLLVTNRQAGASSGNINMKGFSKLIKNRYGR; translated from the coding sequence GTGCTTGTTATCAGCAGAAGGATTGGAGAATCTTTTATTATTGGCGATAATATTGAGGTAACCATTTTGGATATCTCGGGTGGCAAAGCTGTTTTGGGCATCAACGCCCCGAAAGATGTTAAGATCGACCGGGGTGAAATCTCCGGTTTGCTGGTCACCAACCGTCAGGCCGGCGCAAGCAGCGGCAATATTAATATGAAAGGCTTCTCCAAGCTTATTAAAAATCGGTATGGCCGCTGA
- the flgC gene encoding flagellar basal body rod protein FlgC has translation MAFLGSLDIAASGITAQKKRMDVISENIVNRETTRTAEGGPYRRKLTVFQEIPSQSRFASRLKSESLRYREKSSASHGGVMVREIIEDQSEMIPVYDPNHPDANEEGYVMMPNVDNTKEMVDAMAASRSYEANITAFNAMKAIALKALEIGK, from the coding sequence ATGGCGTTTCTCGGCTCACTCGATATAGCCGCTTCAGGCATTACCGCCCAGAAAAAGCGGATGGATGTTATTTCTGAAAACATTGTAAACCGCGAAACCACCCGCACGGCCGAAGGCGGCCCTTACCGCCGCAAGCTGACTGTCTTTCAGGAGATTCCCAGCCAAAGCCGCTTTGCTTCCCGCCTGAAAAGCGAGAGCCTGCGCTATCGCGAAAAAAGCAGCGCCAGCCACGGGGGTGTTATGGTTCGGGAGATCATTGAAGATCAATCCGAGATGATTCCGGTATATGACCCCAATCATCCAGATGCCAACGAAGAGGGCTATGTGATGATGCCGAATGTGGATAACACCAAGGAGATGGTGGATGCTATGGCGGCCAGCCGCTCCTATGAAGCCAATATAACCGCTTTTAACGCAATGAAGGCCATCGCGCTCAAGGCGCTTGAAATCGGCAAATAG
- the galE gene encoding UDP-glucose 4-epimerase GalE, with translation MAILVTGGAGFIGSHTCVELLEQGYELVVLDNFSNSKPEAIARIQRIAGKELRLYTGDMLDEAILNRIFKENKIEGVIHFAGLKAVGESVRQPLRYYYTNITGTLNLCRVMEQFGCKRLVFSSSATVYGLNQNVPFREDYPLSTTNPYGATKLMIEDMLRDICAADPEWSVALLRYFNPIGAHASGLLGEDPNGIPNNLLPYICQVAVGKLTKLHVFGDDYDTPDGTGVRDYIHVVDLALGHLKAIDYVMDHSGATAINLGSGHGYSVLDVIKAFEEASGLTIPYVVDPRRAGDIAVCYADCTKALKELGWKSSLDLAQMCRDSWSFVQKNPDGM, from the coding sequence ATGGCTATATTGGTAACGGGAGGTGCCGGCTTTATTGGAAGCCACACCTGCGTGGAATTATTGGAACAGGGCTATGAGCTGGTGGTTTTAGATAACTTCTCTAACTCCAAACCGGAGGCTATCGCACGCATTCAAAGAATTGCCGGCAAGGAGCTTCGACTTTATACCGGTGATATGCTTGACGAGGCCATTCTCAACAGAATTTTTAAAGAGAACAAGATCGAAGGGGTCATTCATTTTGCAGGCCTTAAGGCAGTAGGCGAATCGGTTCGGCAGCCGCTGCGCTATTATTACACCAATATAACCGGCACCCTGAACCTGTGTCGGGTGATGGAACAGTTCGGCTGCAAGCGGCTTGTTTTTTCTTCCTCCGCAACTGTATATGGCCTGAACCAGAATGTCCCCTTCCGTGAGGATTATCCCCTTTCCACCACCAACCCCTATGGTGCAACCAAGCTGATGATAGAGGATATGCTGCGTGATATCTGTGCCGCTGACCCGGAGTGGAGCGTGGCTCTCCTGCGGTATTTCAATCCCATCGGTGCCCATGCCAGCGGCCTTTTGGGAGAAGACCCCAACGGAATCCCCAATAACCTGTTGCCGTATATTTGCCAGGTAGCTGTGGGCAAGCTAACAAAGCTTCATGTTTTCGGTGATGACTACGATACACCGGATGGCACAGGTGTGCGGGATTACATTCATGTGGTAGATTTGGCTTTGGGCCATTTGAAGGCCATCGATTATGTCATGGATCACAGCGGTGCCACTGCCATTAATCTGGGCTCCGGACACGGGTACAGCGTGTTGGATGTCATCAAGGCTTTTGAAGAAGCCAGCGGCCTCACCATTCCTTATGTAGTTGATCCCCGCCGAGCCGGAGACATTGCCGTTTGCTACGCAGACTGCACCAAAGCGCTTAAGGAATTGGGCTGGAAATCCTCTCTGGATTTAGCTCAGATGTGCCGGGATTCCTGGAGCTTTGTTCAAAAAAATCCTGACGGTATGTAA
- a CDS encoding FliH/SctL family protein, whose protein sequence is MSNILKAPFPRAIDRSEKRWEAYQAGGVLKNGAAVLDFEAAGKLPPVLSYDPERDVFRLSGEGASKRRSHGELLEKSNLSPMEEIRFMREELRRERAEMEEALGRERESVEQQGEALLRKARAQAEEIIKDAEIRKKSLFESAQSEGYMAGFSEGYREAEADFDSHAVPQLESIQTILGRLVRYEQEMQEKYRNDMVDTVFAVASKVIKTQLQTDRKAIVGLLEDVLEKNNREEWIKITFSKDMAPVEAVSNGELTRMLTELGNNIKVEVIPHEENLVLVETPKGYTEVTPQVQLEILKDAVKA, encoded by the coding sequence TTGTCTAATATTCTCAAAGCCCCCTTTCCCCGGGCCATTGACCGGTCGGAAAAACGGTGGGAGGCTTATCAAGCTGGCGGCGTTCTGAAAAACGGAGCGGCTGTGCTGGATTTTGAGGCGGCGGGAAAGCTGCCGCCGGTGCTCAGCTATGATCCCGAAAGGGATGTGTTTAGACTTTCCGGTGAAGGCGCTTCCAAAAGAAGATCTCACGGAGAGCTGCTGGAAAAATCCAATCTTTCTCCTATGGAGGAAATCCGCTTTATGCGGGAGGAGCTCCGCCGGGAGCGTGCCGAAATGGAAGAAGCTCTTGGCCGGGAACGGGAGTCTGTTGAGCAGCAAGGCGAGGCGCTGCTGCGGAAAGCCAGGGCACAGGCAGAAGAGATCATAAAGGATGCCGAGATCCGGAAGAAGAGCCTTTTTGAAAGTGCCCAGAGTGAGGGCTATATGGCAGGTTTTTCCGAAGGCTACAGGGAAGCGGAGGCGGATTTTGATTCCCACGCTGTTCCCCAGCTTGAGAGCATCCAGACTATCTTGGGGCGTTTGGTGCGCTATGAGCAGGAGATGCAGGAAAAATACAGAAACGATATGGTGGATACCGTTTTCGCTGTGGCCTCCAAGGTGATTAAAACCCAGCTGCAAACCGACCGAAAGGCTATTGTTGGCCTTCTGGAGGATGTCTTGGAAAAGAACAACCGTGAGGAATGGATCAAGATTACCTTTTCTAAGGATATGGCCCCTGTTGAAGCGGTTTCAAACGGTGAACTGACCCGGATGCTCACAGAGCTGGGCAATAACATCAAAGTGGAGGTGATCCCCCATGAGGAAAACCTTGTGCTGGTGGAAACCCCCAAGGGTTATACCGAGGTTACCCCGCAGGTGCAGCTCGAAATTTTAAAGGACGCTGTTAAAGCTTAG
- the fliG gene encoding flagellar motor switch protein FliG gives MSSLTEAQKAATIVISLGSETAASVYKHLNEDEIEKLTFEIAKIQKIGSDDVEAILNDFYSLALTQKVITEGGVTYARNVLEKAFGVQTANSLLDRVTKSLKTKAFEFIRKADYKNLMTTIQNENPQTIALILSYARADQASTIIAELDKEVRIEVVERVAKMDRTSPEIIAQVEKVLESKFATMVSTDFMEVGGVDYIADVMNNIDRSSEKFIFDELYKRDAKLADDIRKKMFIFEDIVNLDNMAIQRFLREVDSKDLVVALKGANEEVSALIFENMSQRMGETVHSDMEYLHNVRMKDVEEAQQRIVGVIRKLEDDGEIVISKGKDDTFV, from the coding sequence ATGTCATCGCTGACTGAGGCCCAAAAAGCGGCTACTATTGTTATTTCGCTGGGTTCCGAGACGGCTGCCAGTGTTTATAAGCATTTAAATGAAGATGAAATCGAAAAACTGACTTTCGAGATTGCAAAAATTCAGAAGATCGGCTCCGACGATGTGGAAGCCATCCTCAATGATTTTTACTCCCTGGCTCTGACCCAGAAGGTTATCACAGAAGGCGGCGTTACCTATGCCCGCAATGTTCTGGAAAAAGCCTTCGGTGTCCAGACAGCGAATTCTTTGCTGGATCGGGTCACAAAATCACTTAAAACCAAGGCCTTCGAGTTTATTCGTAAGGCTGATTATAAAAATCTGATGACCACCATCCAAAACGAAAACCCCCAGACCATTGCTTTGATCCTTTCTTACGCCAGAGCCGATCAGGCCTCCACCATTATTGCGGAGCTGGATAAGGAAGTGCGCATTGAGGTGGTGGAGCGTGTCGCTAAGATGGACCGCACCTCCCCCGAAATCATCGCGCAGGTGGAAAAGGTGCTGGAAAGCAAATTTGCCACCATGGTTTCCACCGACTTTATGGAGGTGGGCGGTGTGGATTATATCGCCGATGTCATGAACAATATTGACCGAAGCTCTGAGAAATTCATCTTCGACGAACTTTATAAAAGAGATGCTAAACTGGCCGATGATATCCGCAAGAAAATGTTCATCTTCGAGGATATTGTCAATCTGGATAACATGGCCATCCAGCGCTTCCTCCGTGAGGTGGATAGCAAAGACCTTGTGGTTGCCCTCAAGGGAGCCAACGAGGAGGTCAGTGCCCTTATTTTCGAGAATATGTCTCAGCGTATGGGCGAGACCGTCCACTCCGATATGGAATATCTGCATAATGTCCGCATGAAGGATGTGGAAGAAGCTCAGCAGAGAATCGTGGGCGTGATCCGAAAGCTCGAAGATGACGGTGAAATTGTCATCTCTAAAGGAAAGGACGATACCTTTGTCTAA
- the fliE gene encoding flagellar hook-basal body complex protein FliE, with protein MNIIPINTFTPAATGKVQNGVQGAVPFRELFESALTNVEETQAIKDQDTVDMALGLTDDLGAAMANMQKADIAVTMLVQMRNKVLDAYSEIMRINL; from the coding sequence GTGAATATTATTCCAATTAATACGTTTACCCCAGCCGCTACAGGCAAGGTGCAAAACGGTGTGCAGGGAGCTGTACCTTTCAGAGAGCTTTTTGAATCGGCACTGACCAATGTGGAGGAGACACAGGCAATCAAGGATCAGGATACCGTGGATATGGCACTGGGGCTTACCGATGATCTGGGGGCGGCCATGGCCAATATGCAGAAAGCGGATATTGCCGTTACCATGTTGGTGCAGATGCGAAACAAGGTGTTGGATGCCTATTCCGAAATCATGCGAATAAATCTCTAA